In the Actinomycetota bacterium genome, one interval contains:
- a CDS encoding S8/S53 family peptidase, giving the protein MRRALVCVMALFGLTAQLVPAAAQTVEPIRVVLNAEGPRSSARSAGPGDATVVAVIDFTFAPYHWDYVASKMPQATDGDRSNDLPLDKAPDKWLPGFPDTSEFTSYKALDLSLEEKNQTAVIEALDKKDKKVWEGVKKSEGKKLHYYWMPDTKVIGAIDFGGNKIHGPSRSHGTGTSSVSVGNIHGTCPSCLMVFLDIADQKSGEAALSWAMKQPWIDAITNSYGFSLTPVTRDRLYSGSNVKLQKQASERGQTIFFSAGNGQENAFLIPNTTLFSSQEGPDWIVTVGAVSPGAHASYTGHGKPADIASLGSRYPAAYGSPFVGGTGSGGFGGTSNATPVIAGTYANALYQARQDMAGPSRLQSGGLISRGRFDCGGIRRECELGDGKLTAEELRQRLFEGAEHTNPGMTPAGVGALPPIGEDEYLNEGHGSYFARESGEDAARIAEFRSRLYGPLTGFSSAPKRPKDEREWMIVDSFCRQHLWGSWSDGYYVEGKTKLPGRDLDHPLRSAIETTCPTLRPLP; this is encoded by the coding sequence GTGCGACGCGCTCTGGTGTGTGTGATGGCCTTGTTTGGCCTGACCGCGCAGCTGGTACCGGCGGCGGCGCAGACGGTAGAGCCGATCCGCGTTGTCCTCAATGCGGAAGGGCCGCGGTCTTCGGCTCGTTCCGCCGGACCCGGCGACGCGACCGTGGTTGCCGTGATCGACTTCACCTTCGCCCCTTATCACTGGGACTACGTCGCCTCGAAGATGCCGCAGGCGACCGACGGCGATCGCTCGAACGACCTCCCGCTCGACAAGGCCCCGGACAAGTGGCTGCCCGGCTTCCCCGACACGTCCGAGTTCACCTCCTACAAAGCTCTCGACCTCAGCCTGGAGGAGAAGAACCAGACCGCGGTGATCGAGGCGCTCGACAAGAAGGACAAGAAGGTTTGGGAGGGTGTCAAGAAGAGCGAAGGAAAGAAGCTCCACTATTACTGGATGCCCGACACGAAGGTGATCGGCGCCATCGACTTCGGCGGCAACAAGATCCACGGGCCCTCACGGTCGCACGGCACCGGCACCTCGAGCGTGTCGGTCGGCAACATCCACGGGACCTGCCCGAGCTGCCTGATGGTCTTCCTCGACATCGCGGATCAAAAGAGCGGGGAGGCCGCGCTTTCCTGGGCGATGAAGCAACCGTGGATCGACGCGATCACCAACTCCTACGGGTTCAGCCTCACGCCGGTTACCCGCGACCGCCTCTACAGCGGCTCGAACGTGAAGCTCCAGAAGCAGGCGAGCGAGCGCGGCCAGACCATCTTCTTCTCGGCAGGCAACGGCCAAGAGAACGCCTTCTTGATCCCGAACACGACGTTGTTCTCATCGCAGGAGGGGCCGGACTGGATCGTGACCGTCGGCGCCGTCAGTCCCGGTGCCCACGCGTCCTATACGGGTCATGGGAAGCCGGCGGATATCGCGAGCCTCGGGAGTCGCTATCCCGCGGCCTACGGCTCGCCGTTCGTCGGCGGCACTGGCTCAGGCGGTTTCGGCGGAACGTCCAACGCAACGCCGGTGATCGCCGGCACCTACGCAAACGCTCTGTATCAAGCGCGACAGGACATGGCAGGCCCGAGCCGGTTGCAGAGCGGCGGCCTCATCTCACGCGGCCGGTTCGACTGCGGCGGCATCCGGCGCGAGTGTGAGCTGGGTGACGGCAAGCTGACCGCGGAGGAGCTCCGTCAGCGCCTGTTCGAGGGCGCCGAGCACACGAACCCCGGCATGACACCGGCAGGTGTCGGAGCGCTGCCCCCCATCGGCGAGGACGAGTACCTGAACGAGGGCCACGGCAGTTACTTCGCCCGAGAGAGCGGCGAGGACGCAGCGCGCATCGCGGAGTTCCGGAGTCGCCTCTACGGCCCCCTGACGGGCTTCTCCTCGGCGCCCAAGCGCCCGAAGGACGAGCGCGAGTGGATGATCGTCGACTCGTTCTGCCGGCAGCACCTGTGGGGCTCGTGGAGCGACGGCTATTACGTCGAGGGCAAGACGAAGCTTCCGGGAAGGGACCTAGATCACCCGCTGCGCTCCGCCATAGAAACAACCTGCCCCACGCTGCGCCCCCTCCCCTAG
- the moeB gene encoding molybdopterin-synthase adenylyltransferase MoeB, with amino-acid sequence MSNFRDLLRQAKADVGEVSPEQIKQRLDQRDRFHLLDVREQDEVANGTIPGAAHLSRAHFESRIEDVIPDKDAEVVVYCAGGVRSAFSAKMMKELGYTNVTSMAGGFSRWKDLGFDFTVPKVLNHDQRDRYSRHLILPEVGEKGQLALLNSKVLAIGAGGLGSPALLYLAAAGVGTIGIVDSDVVEASNLQRQVIHNTERIGMLKAESAKEEINALNPDIDVVVHPFRIDASNAQDLLSQYDVIVDGCDNFETRYAVNDAAVALRKPVVHGSIFRFEGMASTFVPYEGPCYRCLYPEAPPPELAPTUSEAGVLGVLPGIVGSLQANEALKLVVGYGQPLVGRLLTFDAQTTRFAEVKVRRDPSCPTCGEAAARPVRTLQEAGTASS; translated from the coding sequence ATGAGTAACTTCCGCGATCTGCTGCGTCAGGCGAAAGCCGACGTGGGCGAGGTCTCCCCAGAGCAGATCAAGCAGAGGCTGGATCAGCGCGACCGGTTCCACCTCCTGGACGTGCGGGAGCAGGACGAGGTGGCGAACGGGACGATCCCGGGGGCCGCGCACCTGTCCCGAGCCCACTTCGAAAGCAGGATCGAAGACGTCATCCCCGACAAGGACGCGGAGGTGGTCGTCTACTGCGCCGGTGGGGTCCGCAGCGCCTTCTCCGCAAAGATGATGAAGGAGCTCGGCTACACCAACGTCACCAGCATGGCCGGTGGCTTCTCGCGCTGGAAGGACCTCGGCTTCGACTTCACCGTCCCCAAGGTGCTGAACCACGATCAGCGGGATCGCTACTCGCGGCACCTGATCCTCCCGGAGGTGGGCGAGAAGGGGCAGCTTGCGCTGCTGAACTCCAAGGTGCTGGCGATCGGCGCCGGCGGGCTCGGGTCTCCCGCGCTGCTTTACCTCGCGGCCGCGGGCGTCGGCACCATCGGCATCGTCGACTCCGACGTCGTCGAGGCCAGCAACCTGCAGCGGCAGGTGATCCACAACACCGAGCGCATCGGCATGCTGAAGGCAGAATCTGCGAAAGAGGAGATCAACGCGCTGAACCCAGACATCGACGTCGTCGTGCATCCGTTCAGGATCGACGCCTCGAACGCGCAGGATCTCCTGTCTCAGTACGACGTAATCGTTGATGGTTGTGACAACTTCGAAACCCGCTACGCGGTGAACGATGCGGCGGTGGCTCTCCGCAAGCCCGTCGTCCACGGCTCGATCTTCCGCTTCGAGGGGATGGCTTCGACCTTCGTGCCCTACGAAGGACCTTGCTACCGCTGCCTCTACCCCGAGGCTCCGCCACCAGAGCTGGCCCCTACCTGAAGTGAGGCAGGCGTCCTGGGCGTGCTCCCGGGCATCGTGGGTTCTCTCCAAGCTAATGAGGCATTGAAGCTGGTCGTGGGCTACGGCCAGCCGCTGGTCGGTCGGCTTCTGACGTTCGACGCGCAGACGACGAGGTTCGCCGAAGTGAAGGTGCGGCGCGACCCCAGCTGCCCGACCTGCGGCGAGGCCGCGGCTCGCCCGGTCCGGACGCTACAGGAGGCAGGAACCGCTAGCTCCTGA
- a CDS encoding glutaredoxin family protein: protein MTSSDIVTMYSTTWCGYCRRLKRQMDEAGIAYREIDLDLNDSYDDRIIEKTGGYRTVPTLEVGGELLVNPTIRQVQAALGSAARI, encoded by the coding sequence ATGACTTCTAGTGACATCGTCACCATGTACTCCACCACCTGGTGCGGGTACTGCCGGCGTCTGAAGCGGCAGATGGATGAGGCGGGCATCGCCTACCGTGAGATCGATCTCGACCTCAACGATTCGTATGACGACCGGATCATCGAGAAGACCGGCGGGTATCGCACCGTTCCGACGCTGGAGGTCGGGGGCGAGCTCCTGGTGAACCCCACGATCCGACAGGTCCAGGCGGCGCTTGGCTCTGCCGCCCGGATTTAA
- a CDS encoding alcohol dehydrogenase catalytic domain-containing protein: protein MRAVVYVGDGTVRVDDVPEPTIEDTGDAIVEVRKTAICGSDLHLLDGKTPGMRPGGVIGHEFIGRVAELGRDVIRHHEDTRVLGSFLIACGACRHCTARRFNFCTSRRALGLGTLTGDLDGAQAEYVRVPNADLNLRVLAGGLSGLDDEEALFGGDILATGFYAAALSEIKRDDVVVVIGAGPVGLFCAAAARRFSPSKVLVLDQDPARAAFARDQMGLEAVDVSTTDAQAEVAAATSGDMADIAIDAVGSVGAVKSAMKCVRDGGRVSVVGVYGSERYELPMGVAWVRGIDLRFSGMANVHAHWDDALLSVAKGDLDPKKAITHRLPLEQAEEGYAMFKAREAMKVVLTP, encoded by the coding sequence GTGAGAGCGGTGGTCTACGTCGGCGACGGAACCGTTCGCGTCGACGACGTTCCCGAACCCACGATCGAAGACACCGGCGACGCCATCGTCGAGGTCCGAAAAACGGCGATCTGTGGCTCCGACCTTCACCTGCTGGACGGAAAGACGCCGGGGATGCGCCCCGGAGGCGTCATCGGGCACGAGTTCATCGGCCGCGTGGCCGAGCTCGGGCGCGACGTGATCAGACATCACGAAGACACGCGCGTGCTGGGGTCGTTCTTGATCGCTTGCGGCGCCTGCAGGCACTGCACGGCGCGCCGGTTCAACTTCTGCACCAGCCGGCGCGCTCTGGGGCTAGGAACGTTAACGGGCGATCTCGACGGCGCGCAGGCGGAGTACGTGCGGGTGCCGAACGCCGATCTCAACCTGCGCGTCCTGGCCGGAGGACTGTCGGGGCTGGACGACGAGGAGGCGTTGTTCGGCGGCGACATCCTCGCAACGGGCTTCTATGCCGCAGCGCTGAGCGAGATCAAGCGCGATGACGTCGTGGTGGTCATAGGCGCCGGGCCGGTGGGTCTGTTCTGTGCGGCCGCAGCGCGCCGCTTCTCTCCATCGAAGGTGCTCGTGTTGGACCAAGACCCCGCGCGCGCGGCCTTCGCCCGAGACCAGATGGGGTTGGAGGCGGTCGACGTCTCCACGACCGACGCTCAGGCGGAGGTCGCCGCCGCGACGTCGGGCGACATGGCCGACATCGCGATAGATGCGGTGGGCTCCGTCGGCGCGGTGAAATCCGCGATGAAGTGCGTGCGCGACGGGGGCCGCGTGAGCGTGGTGGGGGTGTATGGGTCCGAACGCTACGAGCTGCCGATGGGCGTCGCGTGGGTCCGCGGCATCGACCTCAGGTTCTCGGGTATGGCCAACGTCCACGCGCACTGGGACGACGCGCTGCTGAGCGTGGCGAAGGGTGATCTCGATCCCAAGAAAGCGATCACGCACCGGCTCCCTCTGGAGCAGGCCGAAGAGGGTTACGCAATGTTCAAGGCGCGCGAGGCGATGAAGGTCGTCCTCACGCCATAG
- a CDS encoding S8 family serine peptidase — protein sequence MAKRSVAKARRNLALTVLATLMAGSALVAVVVHETPPSEQPQDASIQGFGAVVSSRVADDLPARDNTSRLGGELRPLDGSSASAPVVAAPVDGAFVQRRVIVRFRPDASEQARAAARAAVGARLLRKLPVPDAELLGLGPGMAVEQARRTLAAHPGVAYSEPDFIYSAGAITPNDPRFSSLWGLQNAGNTDLDAPESWGVSTGSRDVTVAIVDTGVAYDHPDLAANIWGNPGESGGGREANGVDDDANGYVDDVRGWDWVQRDNDPRDLHGHGTHVAGTVGAVGNNGVGITGVAWNAGLVPLRVLDANGSGTSSSIASAFSYAGAMGIDVVNASLGGPSFSRSVVDAIERWPDTLFVVAAGNESVDNDQVASYPCNYASANIICVASVTQGDALSSFSNYGATSVDIGAPGSGILSTVPSQAVSFTDGFESGFGERWAPEPAWTLRSDSYGSYLSDSPDGPYAAASNASVRSLVGADLAGAAGCSLRYALRLEVEANDDLLVAEASTDGSTWSSLGSWSGSSGGRWADVSADMSGFDSRSGVFLRFRLKADGDELVGDGADVDDVQIVCTDTSYSGSELATFSGTSMATPHVAGAAAVLNTASPALGAGAVKSALLDGSLDIPALAGRSVTGGRLNLLRSLQQIGSVPVESAPPVAANPTPAPSLTQSQQLEPTPTPLRTPATTAPTATPEAPAPAPTPVSPTPTPSPSPSGSTPPAVRSLDLTVARHLIASGVVTSDIEACRSGIPVVLKHEGRRVGLARTDEAGIFKVRLKDRVGRYAAVAASRSGCPRAADVARHRHRSTTTAGGEGSVAASGAESCWTYKASESAFADATNRARSEAGAAPLKLDPELSKVARIHTREMVATGSLVHSTPDDLRARVTRWSALGENIAVGQNVDALQRAFMSSSAHRGNILSRQFAHVGVGAILRDGRLWVTVIFEGRDDPGTTLRMPRC from the coding sequence GTGGCTAAGCGCAGCGTAGCCAAAGCGCGTAGGAACCTGGCGCTGACGGTTCTAGCGACCCTCATGGCCGGCTCCGCGCTGGTGGCGGTGGTGGTCCACGAGACGCCGCCGTCCGAACAGCCGCAGGACGCCTCCATCCAAGGCTTCGGCGCCGTCGTCAGCTCCCGGGTCGCCGATGACCTGCCCGCGCGGGACAACACCTCGCGGCTCGGGGGCGAACTGCGCCCCCTCGACGGCTCTTCCGCGTCAGCGCCCGTCGTCGCGGCGCCGGTGGACGGAGCCTTCGTTCAACGCCGTGTCATCGTCCGCTTCCGCCCAGACGCGTCAGAGCAGGCCCGCGCGGCCGCGCGAGCCGCGGTCGGTGCGCGGCTGCTCCGGAAGCTGCCGGTTCCCGACGCAGAGCTCCTTGGGCTCGGTCCCGGGATGGCCGTCGAACAGGCGCGCCGCACCCTGGCCGCGCATCCTGGCGTTGCGTACTCTGAGCCCGACTTCATCTACAGCGCCGGCGCTATCACTCCGAACGACCCGCGCTTCTCGAGCCTCTGGGGTCTGCAGAACGCCGGGAACACCGATCTCGACGCACCCGAATCCTGGGGCGTCAGCACCGGCTCACGGGACGTCACAGTCGCCATCGTCGACACGGGCGTCGCCTACGACCATCCGGATCTCGCCGCCAACATCTGGGGCAACCCGGGAGAATCCGGCGGGGGCCGGGAGGCCAACGGTGTAGACGACGACGCCAACGGCTACGTGGACGATGTCCGGGGTTGGGACTGGGTGCAGCGCGACAACGACCCGCGCGACCTGCACGGTCACGGCACCCATGTCGCGGGAACTGTCGGAGCTGTTGGCAACAACGGTGTGGGCATCACGGGCGTCGCCTGGAACGCGGGTCTGGTCCCCCTGCGCGTGTTGGACGCGAACGGGTCGGGCACGAGCTCGAGCATCGCGTCGGCCTTCTCCTACGCCGGCGCGATGGGTATCGACGTGGTCAACGCCAGCCTCGGCGGTCCGTCGTTCTCTAGATCTGTGGTCGACGCGATCGAGCGCTGGCCGGACACGTTGTTCGTCGTGGCCGCAGGCAACGAGTCCGTCGACAACGATCAGGTCGCGTCATATCCGTGCAACTACGCCTCCGCGAACATCATCTGCGTCGCATCGGTGACTCAAGGTGATGCTCTTTCCAGCTTCTCGAACTACGGCGCGACGAGTGTGGACATCGGTGCGCCGGGGTCGGGGATCCTGAGCACCGTCCCCAGCCAGGCCGTTTCCTTCACCGATGGCTTCGAGAGCGGCTTCGGCGAGCGTTGGGCACCGGAGCCCGCGTGGACGCTCCGTAGTGACAGCTACGGCAGCTATCTCAGCGATAGTCCCGACGGTCCCTACGCTGCTGCGAGCAACGCCTCCGTCCGCAGCCTTGTCGGCGCCGACCTCGCGGGCGCGGCGGGGTGCTCTCTGCGCTATGCGCTGAGGCTGGAGGTGGAGGCGAATGACGATCTGCTCGTCGCAGAGGCGTCTACGGACGGAAGCACGTGGAGCAGTCTGGGCTCGTGGTCGGGGTCGAGCGGGGGTCGGTGGGCCGACGTCTCCGCAGACATGTCGGGCTTCGACTCGCGCAGCGGGGTCTTTCTCCGGTTCCGGCTGAAGGCCGATGGCGATGAGCTGGTGGGAGACGGCGCAGATGTCGACGACGTGCAGATCGTTTGCACCGACACCAGCTACTCAGGAAGCGAGCTAGCGACCTTCTCGGGGACCTCGATGGCCACACCACACGTGGCTGGGGCGGCCGCCGTCTTGAACACGGCGAGCCCGGCACTGGGCGCGGGCGCTGTGAAGTCTGCGCTGCTGGACGGCAGCCTCGACATCCCCGCTCTGGCCGGTCGGTCGGTGACGGGCGGCCGACTCAACCTCTTGCGCTCGCTTCAGCAGATCGGGAGCGTCCCGGTCGAATCAGCACCTCCCGTCGCCGCGAACCCGACCCCCGCGCCGTCATTGACACAGAGCCAGCAACTAGAGCCGACGCCGACCCCGCTGCGGACGCCGGCCACAACCGCACCCACGGCGACGCCCGAAGCGCCGGCACCGGCTCCCACTCCGGTGTCTCCCACGCCCACGCCCAGTCCCAGTCCCAGCGGCAGCACACCTCCCGCGGTGAGGTCTCTCGATCTCACCGTCGCCAGACACCTGATCGCGAGTGGCGTCGTGACCTCGGATATCGAGGCTTGTCGCTCGGGGATCCCCGTGGTCCTGAAGCACGAGGGGAGGCGCGTGGGCTTGGCTCGAACGGACGAGGCGGGGATCTTCAAGGTCCGCCTGAAGGACCGCGTCGGTCGCTATGCGGCCGTTGCGGCGAGCAGGTCTGGCTGCCCTCGTGCGGCGGACGTTGCCCGCCACCGGCACCGGTCCACGACAACGGCCGGTGGAGAGGGGTCGGTTGCTGCATCGGGTGCGGAGTCGTGTTGGACCTACAAGGCATCGGAATCCGCGTTTGCCGACGCGACGAACAGGGCGCGTTCGGAAGCGGGGGCCGCGCCTCTGAAGTTGGACCCGGAGCTCTCGAAGGTCGCGCGCATACATACGAGGGAGATGGTGGCCACGGGGTCGCTCGTCCACTCGACGCCCGACGATCTCCGCGCCCGCGTCACGCGATGGTCTGCGCTCGGCGAGAACATCGCGGTGGGTCAGAATGTCGATGCTCTTCAACGAGCCTTCATGAGCTCGTCTGCGCACAGAGGCAACATCTTGTCGCGGCAGTTCGCTCACGTGGGTGTGGGCGCGATCCTCCGGGACGGCCGGTTGTGGGTGACGGTGATCTTCGAGGGTCGAGACGACCCGGGCACGACGCTGCGGATGCCTCGCTGCTGA
- a CDS encoding response regulator: MKIEFAEATILIVDDQRQNVVLLEKLLRRAGYPHVHSTTDPREAVELAAQTLPDLVLLDLHMPHLDGFEVMERLRPLIPPADYLPILVLTADATAAAKQHALSVGASDFLPKPFDHVEVLLRMENLLRIRSLHREVLLQNDVLEEKVRHRTSELWTAVQRLEETQDELRISREETINRLSTAAEYRDEETALHVQRMSRYCELLAVRLGVDPERADVIRVASQMHDVGKIGIPDRILLKPGRLTPEEYRTMREHAVIGHRILSGTRSELGEAGASIAWTHHERVDGTGYPRGLVADEIPFEGRVAAIADVFDALTSDRVYRKAFGLMEATRMLREGRGTHFDAEMLDAFFDVLDDVLRVKEALDESDPRTQQRSAGSFPGTSRTRTRLAPRAKTA, translated from the coding sequence ATGAAGATCGAGTTCGCGGAAGCCACGATCCTCATCGTGGACGATCAGCGTCAGAACGTGGTCCTCCTGGAGAAGTTGTTGCGCAGGGCGGGCTACCCGCACGTCCACAGCACGACCGATCCACGCGAGGCCGTCGAGCTCGCAGCTCAGACTCTTCCCGACCTGGTGCTGCTGGATCTTCACATGCCCCATCTCGATGGTTTCGAGGTGATGGAGAGACTCAGACCATTGATCCCGCCCGCCGACTATCTGCCGATCCTGGTGCTCACTGCAGACGCGACGGCCGCTGCCAAACAGCACGCCCTCAGCGTAGGTGCCAGCGATTTCCTCCCCAAGCCGTTCGATCACGTCGAGGTGCTTCTCCGGATGGAGAACCTGCTTCGGATCCGTTCGCTGCACCGTGAGGTCCTGCTTCAGAACGACGTGTTGGAAGAGAAGGTCCGCCACCGGACGTCCGAGCTGTGGACGGCGGTGCAGCGGCTGGAAGAGACCCAGGACGAGCTGCGGATCTCGCGCGAGGAGACGATCAACCGGCTCTCGACCGCGGCCGAGTACCGGGACGAGGAGACGGCCCTGCACGTGCAGCGGATGAGCCGGTACTGCGAGCTCCTCGCCGTCCGTCTGGGCGTCGATCCCGAGCGTGCGGATGTGATCAGGGTCGCGAGTCAGATGCACGACGTGGGGAAGATTGGGATACCGGACCGGATCCTTCTGAAGCCGGGACGGCTGACGCCGGAGGAATACCGGACGATGCGGGAACACGCGGTCATCGGTCATCGCATCCTGTCGGGCACGCGCTCTGAGCTGGGAGAGGCAGGCGCCTCGATCGCGTGGACGCATCACGAGAGGGTCGACGGCACGGGATACCCGCGGGGTTTGGTAGCGGACGAGATCCCGTTCGAGGGACGTGTCGCTGCGATCGCAGATGTGTTCGATGCGCTCACCAGCGACCGCGTGTATCGGAAAGCCTTTGGGTTGATGGAGGCCACCCGGATGCTGCGCGAGGGGCGGGGAACGCACTTCGACGCGGAGATGCTGGACGCGTTCTTCGATGTGCTGGACGACGTCTTGCGCGTCAAGGAAGCGCTCGATGAAAGCGATCCACGAACCCAGCAGCGATCGGCTGGATCGTTCCCGGGCACCTCCCGGACGAGAACCCGCCTCGCGCCGAGAGCCAAGACGGCGTAG
- a CDS encoding PAS domain S-box protein, which produces MQLLADEETKRLQALRSYQVLDSETESSFDRIAQTAARIFRTPMAFLSLVDENRQWFKSCVGYAADETSRDVSFCSHALSSDDVMVIPDAAADSRFAANPLVTGEPFIRFYAGAPLVTPSGERLGTLCIVDRSPRDPLDPQAQRILKELADLVMDLLEARKAGIERQAALTKADDANRLLAAAVESSIDAILTKDREGIVTSWNRAAESLYGYSAAEIVGRPVTMLVPEDLAGEERKILDLILRGDSIDHYETRRVGKGGRILDISLSVSPIRSQQGEILGAASIQRDIGPEKRIRQALEKSETALRAQTQAAERANLAKSEFLSRMSHELRTPLNAILGFGQLLEMDDLTEDQAENVAEMIRGGKHLLELINEVLDISRIETGRLALSLEPVPLAYVIDEATRLVRPLAAQRGIALTVELPDPELHVMADQQRLKQILINLLSNAIKYNRDNGAVTVSASPRGDGRIGVSVADTGSGIRPDLVEAIFTPFERLGAEATSIEGTGLGLAIGRRLTEAMGGSLGVESVVGSGSTFTLELHVGLDAGSATVSELPAPQLQPECVILYVEDNVSNLRLVERIIGRAENLRVTSCTTGSEAIDVAARERPHLVLLDLNLPDMPGHEVLHRLQLDPLTADIPVVVLSADATQGQIRRLLHSGARAYLTKPFDVVAFNEVIEDLLTEQGAERVLVEEAR; this is translated from the coding sequence ATGCAGCTTCTAGCTGACGAGGAGACCAAGCGCCTCCAGGCGCTCCGCTCGTATCAGGTGCTCGACTCGGAGACCGAGTCGTCCTTCGACCGGATCGCCCAGACGGCCGCGCGCATCTTCCGAACGCCGATGGCGTTCCTGTCGCTGGTCGACGAGAACCGGCAGTGGTTCAAGTCCTGCGTCGGATACGCCGCCGACGAAACCTCGCGCGACGTCTCGTTCTGTAGCCATGCGCTCTCCTCCGACGACGTGATGGTGATCCCGGACGCGGCCGCAGACTCGCGCTTCGCGGCGAACCCACTGGTCACGGGGGAACCGTTCATCCGCTTCTACGCGGGGGCGCCGCTGGTGACGCCGTCCGGCGAAAGGTTGGGGACGCTGTGCATCGTCGATAGGTCACCCCGCGATCCGCTCGACCCGCAGGCCCAGCGGATCCTGAAGGAGCTGGCGGATCTCGTGATGGATCTCCTCGAGGCGCGCAAGGCGGGGATAGAGAGGCAGGCTGCCCTAACCAAAGCGGACGACGCGAACCGACTGCTCGCCGCCGCGGTTGAGTCGAGTATCGACGCCATCTTGACGAAGGATCGCGAGGGCATCGTCACGAGCTGGAACCGGGCCGCGGAATCTCTCTACGGGTACTCCGCCGCCGAGATCGTGGGACGACCCGTCACGATGCTGGTACCCGAGGACCTCGCAGGCGAAGAGCGCAAGATCCTCGACCTGATCCTGCGCGGCGACAGTATCGACCACTACGAGACGCGGCGCGTCGGGAAGGGCGGTCGCATCCTCGACATCTCGCTCTCGGTTTCTCCGATCAGGTCGCAGCAGGGGGAGATCCTCGGCGCGGCATCGATCCAGCGGGACATCGGCCCCGAGAAGCGGATACGGCAGGCGTTGGAGAAGAGCGAGACGGCGTTGCGGGCTCAGACACAGGCGGCGGAGCGGGCGAACCTCGCGAAGAGCGAGTTCCTGTCGCGGATGAGCCATGAGCTTCGGACGCCGCTCAACGCGATCCTGGGTTTCGGCCAGCTGCTGGAGATGGACGATCTCACCGAGGACCAGGCCGAGAACGTGGCCGAGATGATCAGGGGCGGCAAGCATCTATTGGAGTTGATCAACGAGGTCCTGGACATCTCTCGCATCGAGACCGGGAGGCTGGCTCTGTCGCTCGAGCCGGTGCCGCTCGCATACGTGATCGATGAAGCAACGAGGCTCGTCCGCCCCCTCGCGGCGCAACGAGGGATCGCCCTGACTGTCGAGCTCCCGGACCCAGAGCTACACGTCATGGCCGATCAGCAGCGGTTGAAGCAGATCCTGATCAACCTTCTCTCGAACGCGATCAAGTACAACCGCGACAACGGCGCCGTGACTGTTTCTGCATCGCCGCGAGGCGATGGCCGGATCGGGGTATCCGTCGCCGACACGGGATCGGGAATCAGGCCGGACCTGGTCGAGGCGATCTTCACCCCGTTCGAGCGGTTGGGCGCCGAGGCGACCAGTATCGAGGGAACGGGGCTGGGCCTTGCGATTGGCCGCCGTTTGACCGAGGCCATGGGCGGCTCACTTGGGGTGGAGTCTGTGGTGGGCAGCGGCAGCACCTTCACTCTGGAGCTTCATGTGGGCCTGGATGCCGGTAGCGCCACTGTGTCGGAGCTTCCTGCACCGCAGCTTCAACCGGAGTGCGTGATCCTGTACGTGGAGGACAACGTCTCCAACCTGCGGCTGGTCGAGCGCATCATCGGTCGGGCCGAAAACCTGCGAGTGACCTCCTGCACCACGGGGTCAGAGGCGATCGATGTTGCGGCTCGTGAGCGCCCCCATCTCGTTCTCCTAGACCTCAACCTTCCAGACATGCCGGGCCACGAGGTGTTGCATCGGCTCCAGCTCGACCCGCTGACCGCGGATATCCCGGTCGTCGTGTTGAGCGCGGACGCAACACAAGGGCAGATAAGACGGCTGTTGCACTCGGGAGCGCGCGCTTACCTAACCAAGCCGTTCGACGTCGTCGCGTTCAACGAGGTCATCGAAGACTTGCTGACAGAGCAGGGGGCCGAGCGCGTCTTGGTCGAGGAGGCACGATGA
- a CDS encoding helix-turn-helix domain-containing protein, translating to MSDDLVWILMSTPQAASRWADRGREMLLVPLMPDEAAQLLETGTIPLGMTVEEEQVARLVARGESPETIAATLHMSKRSVYRRLATLRRRVGVENAADLPARLSQLGF from the coding sequence ATGAGTGACGACCTCGTGTGGATTCTGATGTCAACGCCGCAGGCCGCCTCGCGCTGGGCAGATCGCGGACGTGAGATGTTGTTGGTTCCTCTGATGCCGGACGAGGCAGCGCAGTTGCTGGAAACGGGAACGATCCCACTCGGGATGACGGTCGAAGAGGAGCAGGTCGCTCGTCTGGTGGCACGTGGCGAATCTCCGGAGACGATCGCTGCCACGCTTCATATGAGTAAGCGCAGCGTGTACCGGCGCTTAGCGACCTTACGCAGACGCGTAGGTGTCGAGAACGCGGCCGACCTTCCAGCGCGGCTCTCGCAGCTCGGCTTTTGA